One genomic window of Psychrobacter cibarius includes the following:
- a CDS encoding universal stress protein produces the protein MTTSQHILACIDGSAVTESVCDYAAWYARKLNLPVALLHVSEVPASTRRDLSGAIGVNSRQFLLEELTQLDEQRAKVVNSYSNALVQDAKSHIQGNFTQVDIRIYQRRGKLLPAIEHFKAENRAIVMGRRGEDHKSSRINIGSQIETVARASDVPILICSETFKEPSSYMIAFDGSKTAIKAAWMVARSPVLKGLQGHIVMIGNHNDASKQSLSAAAAQLEDAGFSVAAHHLSASDAVDGLLRFQVENNIDMMVVGAYGHSKLQQLFLGSTTTEIIASTLSPVILVR, from the coding sequence ATGACAACATCACAGCACATTTTAGCCTGTATAGACGGCTCGGCAGTGACTGAATCGGTTTGTGACTATGCAGCATGGTATGCCAGAAAGTTAAATTTACCCGTAGCATTGTTGCATGTGAGTGAGGTTCCAGCCTCCACCAGACGCGATTTGTCAGGCGCAATAGGAGTCAATAGCCGCCAGTTTCTATTAGAAGAATTGACGCAGTTAGACGAGCAAAGAGCGAAGGTGGTGAACAGTTATAGCAATGCTTTGGTACAAGACGCAAAAAGCCATATCCAAGGCAACTTTACTCAAGTCGATATTCGTATCTATCAACGTCGCGGCAAGCTGTTACCTGCCATTGAGCATTTTAAAGCAGAAAATCGTGCCATCGTCATGGGACGCCGAGGTGAAGATCACAAAAGCAGCCGTATTAATATCGGTAGCCAAATCGAAACCGTTGCCCGCGCATCTGACGTTCCTATATTGATTTGCTCAGAGACGTTCAAAGAACCCAGCTCATACATGATAGCTTTTGATGGTAGCAAAACGGCTATCAAAGCAGCATGGATGGTTGCGAGGAGTCCTGTGCTAAAAGGTTTACAAGGGCATATCGTCATGATAGGCAATCATAACGACGCGTCAAAACAAAGCTTAAGCGCCGCAGCGGCACAATTGGAGGATGCAGGTTTTAGCGTCGCGGCACATCATTTATCTGCCTCCGATGCCGTCGACGGCTTGTTAAGGTTTCAGGTAGAAAACAACATTGATATGATGGTGGTGGGTGCTTACGGGCATTCGAAATTGCAACAATTATTCCTTGGTAGTACCACGACAGAAATTATCGCCAGCACGCTATCTCCTGTGATTTTAGTACGTTGA
- a CDS encoding DUF2058 domain-containing protein, with amino-acid sequence MAKNALQAQLLKAGLVDSKKAKKISKQTQHAKRTGDSESMEAKKALAEAQAKKLEKDQKLNQEKQRILEEKMLKANIVQMIKQHQIADTNGDVNYQFVDNAKVKKIFVTQKLYDQIVAGHVVIARLEEGYALLPRPLADRIDAKMEGFMVVSNDTSEEVLAEDDPYAAYVIPDDLMW; translated from the coding sequence ATGGCAAAAAATGCCCTACAGGCTCAGTTATTAAAAGCGGGATTGGTGGATAGCAAAAAAGCCAAGAAAATCAGCAAGCAGACTCAGCATGCCAAGCGTACTGGTGACTCAGAAAGCATGGAAGCGAAAAAAGCGTTGGCAGAAGCCCAAGCAAAAAAACTAGAGAAAGATCAAAAGCTCAATCAAGAAAAGCAACGTATTTTAGAAGAGAAGATGCTCAAGGCTAATATCGTCCAAATGATTAAGCAGCATCAGATTGCCGATACCAATGGCGATGTTAATTATCAATTTGTCGATAATGCTAAGGTTAAAAAAATCTTTGTCACTCAAAAACTATATGACCAAATCGTCGCCGGTCATGTGGTGATTGCACGCTTAGAAGAAGGCTATGCCCTACTTCCTCGTCCGTTGGCAGATCGCATCGATGCAAAAATGGAGGGCTTCATGGTCGTGTCTAACGATACATCAGAAGAAGTACTGGCAGAAGATGATCCTTATGCCGCCTATGTGATTCCAGATGATTTGATGTGGTAA
- a CDS encoding FAD-dependent oxidoreductase — protein sequence MIKRILLILLILILAASFFYFDLNQLLTLDGLKGSMAQFNDYKTQSPLLIIGGFFLLYIVVTALSLPGAAILTLAAGALFGLWQGLLVASFASSIGATLAFLTSRYLLRDTIKQRFPERLAAIDAGVEKEGGFYLFTLRLVPIFPFFLINLLMGVTAIKARTFYWVSQIGMLAGTFVFVNAGTQLAQIDSLSGILSFNLIVSFALLGFFPLIAKGILNMLKKRRVYKNYRKPKKFDRNMIVIGAGAGGLVTSYIAATVRAKVTLIEAGEMGGDCLNYGCVPSKALIKSAKVAEQMRHAERYGLENTPPEFSFKNVMTRIHKVIADIAPNDSVERYTDLGVEVLKGYAKFIDPWTVEIALNDGGTQTLTARSIVIATGARPFIPDLPGLEETGYVTSDTIWNKFTELEEAPKKLVVLGGGPIGSELAQAFARLGSNVIQIERGARLMKKEDVEVSEFAQKVLVESGVNVLTSHQAIRCEARDGKKFIIVEAQGGSTVKQDRQNKQEIAIEYDELLCAVGRSARLEGYGLEDLGIETERTIDTDDYLETLYPNIYAAGDVVGPYQFTHVASHQAWYAAVNGLFGHLKKFKVDYRVIPWTTFIDPEVTRVGLNEQEAIEKGIDFEITRYDFKDLDRAVTESANDGFIKVITPKGKDKILGVTIVAEHAGDLMPEFILAMKHGLGLNKILGTIHMYPTWAEANKYAAGEWKRNHAPETVLNWLEKYHTWRRG from the coding sequence ATGATTAAAAGAATATTGTTAATACTGTTAATATTAATATTGGCAGCAAGCTTTTTCTACTTTGACCTCAATCAATTACTGACGCTTGACGGTTTAAAAGGCTCAATGGCGCAATTTAACGACTATAAAACGCAATCACCATTATTGATTATCGGTGGATTCTTTTTACTTTATATCGTCGTCACCGCCCTATCCTTACCGGGTGCCGCTATTTTAACGTTGGCAGCTGGTGCATTATTTGGTTTATGGCAAGGGTTACTGGTCGCCTCATTTGCCTCCAGTATTGGTGCAACACTCGCCTTTTTAACCTCACGTTACTTACTGCGTGATACGATTAAACAGCGCTTTCCTGAGCGCTTAGCAGCCATTGATGCTGGCGTTGAAAAAGAAGGCGGATTTTACTTATTTACCCTACGCTTAGTGCCGATATTTCCGTTCTTTTTGATTAATTTACTCATGGGTGTCACCGCGATTAAAGCAAGGACATTCTACTGGGTAAGCCAAATCGGTATGCTCGCGGGTACTTTTGTATTCGTTAATGCTGGTACGCAATTGGCGCAAATTGACAGTTTGTCAGGAATTTTATCGTTTAATTTAATTGTCTCATTTGCATTGTTAGGTTTCTTCCCATTAATAGCAAAAGGCATATTAAATATGCTAAAAAAACGCCGCGTCTATAAAAACTATAGAAAACCTAAAAAATTCGATCGGAACATGATCGTGATTGGCGCAGGTGCTGGCGGGCTAGTCACTAGCTATATCGCGGCGACCGTCCGAGCAAAAGTGACCTTAATCGAAGCGGGTGAAATGGGTGGCGACTGTTTAAACTATGGCTGTGTACCCAGTAAAGCCCTGATTAAAAGCGCAAAAGTCGCAGAACAAATGCGCCATGCTGAGCGTTATGGCTTGGAAAATACACCACCAGAGTTCTCATTTAAGAACGTTATGACCCGCATCCATAAAGTCATCGCTGACATCGCGCCAAATGACAGCGTCGAGCGCTATACAGACTTGGGTGTCGAAGTATTAAAAGGCTATGCCAAATTCATCGACCCATGGACAGTAGAGATTGCGTTAAACGATGGCGGCACGCAAACACTCACCGCACGTTCCATCGTTATCGCTACTGGTGCGCGCCCATTTATCCCAGACTTACCTGGTTTAGAAGAAACCGGCTATGTGACTAGCGACACCATATGGAATAAATTTACCGAATTAGAAGAAGCGCCGAAAAAGCTGGTGGTACTTGGCGGCGGACCAATTGGCTCTGAGCTGGCACAAGCTTTTGCACGCTTAGGCTCTAATGTGATTCAAATCGAAAGAGGCGCGCGTCTTATGAAAAAAGAAGACGTGGAAGTCTCAGAATTTGCGCAGAAAGTCCTCGTTGAGAGCGGCGTAAACGTTTTAACCTCGCATCAAGCGATTCGCTGTGAAGCTCGCGATGGTAAAAAGTTCATTATCGTTGAAGCGCAAGGCGGCAGTACCGTTAAGCAAGACCGTCAAAATAAGCAAGAAATCGCGATTGAATATGACGAATTGCTTTGTGCCGTTGGACGTAGTGCTCGCTTAGAAGGTTATGGTCTTGAAGATTTGGGCATCGAAACGGAACGTACCATCGATACGGATGACTATTTAGAAACTCTCTACCCCAATATATACGCCGCAGGTGATGTCGTCGGCCCTTATCAATTTACTCATGTGGCTTCCCATCAGGCATGGTACGCTGCCGTAAACGGTTTATTTGGACATTTAAAGAAGTTTAAAGTAGATTACCGCGTGATTCCGTGGACAACCTTTATCGATCCAGAAGTCACACGCGTGGGCTTAAATGAGCAAGAGGCTATCGAAAAAGGTATCGATTTTGAGATTACCCGCTACGACTTTAAAGATTTAGATCGCGCGGTGACGGAAAGCGCCAACGATGGCTTTATCAAAGTCATTACCCCTAAAGGCAAAGATAAAATACTTGGCGTGACCATCGTCGCTGAACATGCTGGGGATTTAATGCCAGAATTTATACTGGCGATGAAGCACGGTTTAGGGCTGAACAAAATACTCGGCACTATCCATATGTATCCAACGTGGGCAGAGGCTAATAAATACGCGGCTGGTGAATGGAAACGTAATCATGCGCCCGAAACGGTATTAAACTGGCTTGAGAAATACCATACATGGCGTCGAGGTTAG
- a CDS encoding ABC transporter substrate-binding protein, translating to MYVIKSLPALTTLKNLSRYSTYAMVLSICVGISASTASPTTGNLNQNLSSWQQIEAQGENQDVYFYAWGGDPQINAYLQWAAEQVDDKYNINLVHVKLSDTSEAVSRVLAEKSANNNDKGSVDLIWINGANFATMSENSLLLKQWANKLPNFSLTDPENNPAVNFDFGVPTNGMEAPWGQASLTFYYDSLSTNKPPTTLNELVNWTAQNPGRFSYPKPPDFLGMSFLKYALVMLHEQQDAKTGENTKAQLNLPATEQNTDIILAPLWTFLDDLHPTLWRKGEQFVQTGAHMRRLVDDTELSLAFTFSAPEVPAAVQRYDLPESIRSYAMSDGSLSNTHFVAIPYNASHPQAAQLVANFLLSPEAQAKKQTPDIWGDKTVLVPSTLNPEQQALFKDNKPHPSALPFDSIKRTVSEPHPSWVDAIMQGWQARYGVSP from the coding sequence ATGTACGTTATTAAATCTCTACCCGCTTTGACCACGTTAAAAAATCTAAGCCGCTATAGCACCTATGCTATGGTGCTTAGCATTTGTGTTGGTATATCAGCAAGCACTGCCTCACCCACTACTGGTAACCTTAATCAAAATTTATCATCTTGGCAACAAATAGAGGCGCAAGGGGAAAACCAAGACGTCTACTTTTATGCATGGGGCGGTGATCCACAGATCAACGCCTATCTACAGTGGGCCGCCGAACAAGTCGATGACAAATATAATATTAACTTGGTTCATGTCAAACTGAGCGACACCAGTGAAGCCGTCAGTCGTGTACTTGCAGAAAAGTCCGCCAACAACAACGATAAAGGCAGCGTTGATCTCATCTGGATAAATGGCGCCAACTTTGCCACCATGAGTGAGAATTCATTATTGCTAAAACAATGGGCGAACAAGCTGCCTAACTTTTCCTTGACCGATCCAGAGAATAATCCTGCCGTTAACTTTGATTTTGGTGTACCGACCAATGGTATGGAAGCACCATGGGGTCAAGCCTCACTGACCTTTTATTACGACAGTTTATCGACGAATAAGCCTCCAACCACTTTAAATGAGCTAGTCAATTGGACAGCGCAAAATCCCGGGCGTTTTAGTTATCCAAAGCCGCCTGACTTTTTAGGCATGAGCTTTTTAAAATATGCTTTAGTCATGCTGCACGAGCAGCAAGATGCGAAAACAGGCGAAAATACCAAAGCACAGCTCAACTTGCCAGCCACTGAGCAAAATACAGATATTATATTAGCTCCTTTATGGACGTTTTTAGATGACTTGCATCCCACCTTATGGCGCAAGGGTGAGCAATTTGTGCAAACGGGCGCGCACATGCGGCGTTTGGTCGATGATACCGAGCTGAGTTTGGCCTTTACTTTTTCTGCACCTGAAGTACCCGCGGCCGTGCAGCGTTATGACTTACCCGAGAGCATTCGTAGCTATGCAATGAGTGATGGCAGCTTAAGTAACACCCATTTTGTGGCCATTCCTTATAACGCCAGCCATCCGCAAGCCGCGCAGCTGGTCGCCAACTTTTTGCTGAGTCCAGAAGCACAGGCCAAAAAGCAAACCCCTGATATATGGGGTGATAAAACCGTACTCGTTCCCTCTACGCTCAACCCTGAGCAACAAGCGCTATTCAAAGACAATAAACCACACCCTAGCGCCCTGCCCTTTGATAGCATCAAACGTACCGTGAGTGAACCACATCCAAGCTGGGTTGATGCCATTATGCAAGGCTGGCAAGCGCGTTATGGGGTTAGCCCATGA
- a CDS encoding ABC transporter permease subunit: MSKDSNNKTTKEKVYSATITGITAPYKTDLFTRIVSLSPTFLLLLLILPVLGGLVCVLLPAFSWVPALEKTTVNLQGFHDLWQTPGLIQMVALSIATGLISTLFAFVMTLMILAAFFNSVWLTRIERLLSPILVIPHAAAAIAVGFLIAPSGMFSRLISPWLSGWELAPDGIFPYDPYGISIILGLTLKELPFLLLMALGALAQPELGKKLRQQYKVALNLGYYPITAFFKAVLPVLYPFLRLPILAVLAYASASVEMPLILGPNTPPTLAVTIMQWFNDVDLNLRIKASAGALLQLALTGGLIGLWLGAERIIKTCFNGTLINGKRHYADVIWQKITAALTTVVIGFILLALIGLAMWSVAGFWRFPAVLPEQLVLLHFQSAFTQMGTPLFNTVTIGIVSTIFAIVLTLLCLEAEQLSKKPLSTFTSFIIYLPLLVPSIAFLFGLVWLQQLVNNQTAFFNVAFIHLLFVLPYVFLSLASSYRRLDPRFSHVAASLGATPARVFLQVKLPQLFAPLLIAIALGLAISFGQYLPTLLAGGGRIATITTEAVTLANGASRRTSAVYAIIQMALPLIGFILAWVLPKYFFKSGKNSSR; this comes from the coding sequence ATGAGTAAAGATTCTAATAATAAAACGACTAAGGAAAAAGTCTATTCTGCAACAATTACTGGTATAACCGCGCCTTATAAAACAGACCTATTTACGCGCATTGTATCCTTGAGTCCGACATTTTTACTGCTGCTACTGATATTACCGGTACTCGGTGGTTTGGTGTGCGTGCTGTTACCTGCCTTTAGCTGGGTGCCTGCACTTGAGAAAACGACTGTTAATCTACAAGGCTTCCATGATCTCTGGCAGACACCCGGTCTTATCCAAATGGTCGCTTTAAGCATCGCTACTGGATTAATCAGCACGCTATTCGCTTTTGTCATGACCTTAATGATTTTGGCGGCGTTTTTTAATAGCGTTTGGCTGACTCGTATTGAGCGTTTACTGAGTCCAATCTTGGTCATTCCTCATGCAGCGGCAGCCATTGCGGTTGGTTTTTTAATTGCGCCTTCTGGTATGTTTTCACGCCTTATATCACCATGGCTAAGTGGCTGGGAATTGGCTCCGGACGGTATATTTCCATATGATCCCTACGGCATCAGCATTATCTTGGGTTTAACCTTAAAAGAGCTGCCATTTTTATTACTCATGGCACTGGGCGCTTTGGCACAACCTGAGCTTGGTAAAAAGCTACGGCAGCAGTATAAAGTTGCGCTAAATCTCGGCTATTATCCCATCACTGCCTTTTTTAAAGCGGTACTTCCTGTCCTCTATCCATTTTTACGTTTGCCTATCTTAGCCGTGCTTGCCTATGCCAGTGCCAGCGTAGAGATGCCATTGATACTCGGTCCAAACACGCCGCCAACACTGGCGGTCACTATCATGCAATGGTTTAACGATGTAGATTTAAACCTACGTATAAAAGCCTCGGCGGGCGCGTTATTACAGCTGGCTTTGACGGGTGGTTTAATCGGCTTGTGGCTAGGCGCTGAGAGAATCATTAAAACTTGTTTTAATGGTACGTTGATAAACGGCAAGCGCCACTATGCCGATGTCATATGGCAAAAAATCACCGCAGCGTTGACCACTGTGGTAATTGGCTTTATCTTGCTAGCGCTCATTGGTCTAGCAATGTGGTCAGTGGCTGGTTTTTGGCGCTTTCCCGCCGTATTGCCAGAGCAGTTGGTGTTATTGCATTTTCAAAGCGCCTTTACACAAATGGGTACACCGTTATTTAATACCGTTACTATCGGTATCGTGAGTACGATATTTGCCATTGTGCTGACTTTATTGTGTTTAGAAGCTGAGCAATTAAGTAAAAAGCCACTTTCAACATTTACCAGTTTCATTATCTATTTGCCGCTCTTAGTGCCGAGCATTGCTTTTTTATTTGGCTTAGTATGGCTACAGCAACTGGTAAATAATCAAACGGCATTTTTTAATGTGGCATTTATCCATCTGCTCTTTGTGCTGCCCTATGTTTTTTTATCGCTTGCTAGCAGTTATCGACGTCTAGACCCGCGTTTTTCTCATGTAGCGGCAAGCCTTGGTGCAACTCCTGCTAGAGTATTTTTGCAGGTCAAATTACCACAACTGTTTGCGCCATTATTAATAGCCATTGCTCTTGGTTTGGCGATTAGCTTTGGTCAATATTTACCGACATTATTAGCAGGCGGCGGACGTATCGCCACCATCACCACAGAAGCCGTAACCCTCGCCAATGGTGCCAGTAGACGCACCAGTGCGGTGTATGCCATCATCCAAATGGCGCTACCGTTAATTGGGTTTATATTGGCGTGGGTATTGCCGAAGTACTTCTTTAAAAGTGGTAAAAATAGCAGTCGTTAA
- a CDS encoding ATP-binding cassette domain-containing protein, which yields MQSSLQIKNLQLYRQGELLLSLDEQITGGEILTVMGPSGSGKSSLLNWLTGTLSSSFTATGEVWLNNENVSHLPTHLRHIGVLYQDALLFSHLSVAGNIAFAMPKSDRKQRRKKIEQALEQVGLAGMGNRHPDNLSGGQQARVALLRTLLSAPKAILLDEPFSKLDTQLRVDTRQLVFEQIRTHKLPAIMVTHDYSDAEAANGKVIHLEL from the coding sequence ATGCAATCTTCTTTACAGATAAAAAACTTGCAGTTATATCGACAAGGCGAGCTATTATTGAGCCTAGATGAGCAGATTACTGGTGGTGAAATACTAACCGTCATGGGTCCGTCTGGTAGTGGCAAATCGAGCTTATTGAACTGGCTAACAGGTACCTTATCAAGTAGTTTCACCGCTACTGGTGAGGTCTGGTTAAATAATGAAAATGTAAGCCATCTGCCGACGCACCTGCGCCATATTGGGGTACTGTATCAAGATGCTCTGCTGTTTTCGCATTTATCGGTCGCAGGTAATATTGCTTTTGCGATGCCTAAAAGTGATAGAAAACAGCGCCGTAAAAAAATAGAGCAGGCACTTGAACAAGTTGGTTTAGCAGGCATGGGAAATCGCCATCCCGATAATTTATCGGGTGGACAACAAGCGCGAGTGGCACTACTTAGAACGCTACTGAGCGCACCAAAAGCGATACTACTCGATGAGCCTTTTAGCAAGCTTGATACCCAACTTCGAGTAGATACGCGGCAACTGGTGTTTGAGCAAATCCGCACTCATAAACTTCCCGCCATCATGGTCACCCACGATTATAGCGATGCTGAAGCCGCAAACGGTAAAGTCATTCATTTAGAACTGTAG
- a CDS encoding CDP-alcohol phosphatidyltransferase family protein gives MLDKFLTPMIKPILSPVVVVLHKRGITADQLTVAGFLIGMLALPLLAFELWYGALAAIALNRIFDGLDGALARYAKQSSSAGGYLDITLDFLFYAAIPLGFILANPEQNAIAGALLLATFIGTGSSFLAFAIAAEKFTLDKPQFKYKSFYYLNGLTEGTETIALFVGFCLWPQHFVLLASIFATACAITIFTRIHGGYHTLKQLEIDKNSI, from the coding sequence ATGCTAGATAAATTTCTTACGCCCATGATTAAGCCGATACTAAGCCCTGTCGTCGTTGTATTGCATAAACGCGGTATTACGGCTGATCAACTCACGGTGGCAGGCTTTTTAATCGGTATGTTAGCCTTGCCGTTACTCGCATTTGAGCTTTGGTATGGCGCACTGGCAGCCATTGCATTGAATCGTATTTTTGATGGTCTTGATGGCGCTTTAGCCCGTTATGCAAAGCAAAGCTCAAGCGCAGGCGGCTATTTAGATATTACGCTCGACTTTCTCTTTTATGCCGCCATCCCGCTAGGTTTTATATTGGCAAATCCTGAACAGAATGCCATTGCTGGCGCTTTATTACTCGCGACCTTTATTGGCACAGGCTCTAGCTTCTTAGCGTTTGCCATTGCTGCGGAAAAGTTTACACTGGATAAACCACAGTTTAAATATAAAAGCTTTTATTATTTAAACGGTTTGACGGAAGGCACCGAAACCATCGCACTGTTTGTCGGTTTTTGCCTGTGGCCACAGCACTTTGTATTACTCGCCAGCATTTTTGCCACTGCCTGCGCGATTACGATTTTTACCCGTATCCATGGCGGCTACCATACCCTTAAACAGCTAGAAATAGATAAAAACAGTATATAA
- a CDS encoding sterol desaturase family protein → MTNEVWWRLGFFLSILVIMMLIEWRMPARQAPIKSSKRWFANFGLVFISSFIARLAVPVGLTAAALYNQQHGIGLFNIINLPSIVVVILSLILLDIIIYWQHRLFHRVPMLWRLHKVHHADAHVDASTGLRFHPIEIVLSILVKLVAISLLGVPAIAVLIFEIALNGLAIFNHANIRLPPALEKPLRLILMTQILHRIHHSQRVSETNSNYGFSVIWWDWIFGSYKGKAKQSDNELDIGLKEYPAAKQNASLWGLLTMPFSNNLVKKNK, encoded by the coding sequence ATGACTAACGAAGTATGGTGGCGGCTTGGGTTCTTTTTAAGCATTTTAGTGATTATGATGCTGATAGAATGGCGCATGCCTGCACGTCAAGCACCGATCAAAAGCAGCAAACGCTGGTTCGCTAACTTTGGCTTGGTTTTTATCTCGTCATTTATTGCTCGTCTAGCGGTGCCTGTCGGTCTAACGGCTGCGGCGCTGTATAATCAGCAGCATGGGATTGGTCTGTTTAATATCATCAATTTGCCAAGCATCGTCGTCGTCATACTAAGCTTAATATTGCTCGACATCATCATTTACTGGCAGCATCGATTATTTCACCGCGTGCCTATGCTATGGCGTTTACATAAAGTCCATCACGCTGATGCACATGTCGATGCCAGTACAGGACTTAGATTTCATCCCATTGAAATCGTTTTAAGCATTCTAGTGAAGCTCGTTGCCATCAGCTTATTGGGTGTTCCTGCCATCGCCGTATTGATATTTGAGATTGCTTTAAATGGCTTAGCGATATTTAACCATGCCAATATTCGCCTGCCACCTGCGCTTGAAAAACCGCTGCGCCTAATATTAATGACGCAGATTTTGCACCGTATTCACCATAGCCAACGCGTTAGTGAGACCAACTCAAACTATGGTTTTAGTGTCATTTGGTGGGATTGGATTTTTGGTAGTTATAAGGGTAAAGCAAAGCAGTCTGATAATGAGCTAGATATTGGGCTAAAAGAATACCCAGCAGCCAAACAAAATGCCTCGCTATGGGGATTGTTAACCATGCCATTTAGCAATAATTTGGTTAAGAAAAACAAATAA
- a CDS encoding carboxymuconolactone decarboxylase family protein, with product MTEFTLHDKDTAPAASKDLLDVSIKAFGMVPNLHAVMAEAPGLLEGYQRLHQLFLDSSFDDEEVTVVWQTINVEHECHYCVPAHTGIAKSMKVDDAITEALRNETPLPTAKLEALRDFTLSVVRDRGNVNDDAVQAFLDAGFTKRQILEVVLAAAQKVMSNYTNHLANTPIDKPFQKFEWHKAV from the coding sequence ATGACTGAATTTACCCTACACGACAAAGACACAGCCCCAGCAGCAAGCAAAGACTTACTTGACGTTTCTATCAAAGCGTTTGGTATGGTACCTAATCTACATGCCGTCATGGCTGAAGCGCCTGGCTTGCTCGAAGGCTATCAACGTCTGCATCAGTTGTTTTTAGACAGCAGTTTTGATGATGAGGAAGTCACGGTCGTATGGCAAACCATCAACGTCGAACATGAGTGTCATTACTGTGTACCCGCTCATACTGGTATCGCAAAAAGCATGAAAGTAGACGACGCCATTACTGAAGCATTACGTAATGAGACACCTCTACCAACTGCAAAACTAGAAGCATTACGCGACTTTACGCTATCGGTCGTTCGTGATCGTGGTAATGTAAATGATGACGCAGTGCAAGCGTTCTTAGATGCAGGCTTTACTAAACGTCAGATTTTGGAAGTGGTTCTTGCAGCGGCTCAAAAAGTGATGAGTAACTACACCAACCATTTGGCCAACACGCCAATCGACAAGCCTTTCCAAAAGTTTGAATGGCATAAAGCTGTCTAA
- a CDS encoding DsbA family oxidoreductase: MSNLKEPLRIDIVSDVVCPWCAIGYSQLAEALKQTNTPHEIHWHPFELNPNTPHEGRNYREHIMEKYGTTAEDIQENRARMTEVGAEARFNFQFTDDFRTYNTFNAHQLLHWADQQGRMHELKQALFVAHFVDNQNISDYSVLADVAADVGLDRSEALAVLEEQRFAAAVEKEKQHWQQQGIQSVPSMVFNERHLISGAQGIENYKSILQQLADMPD; the protein is encoded by the coding sequence ATGAGTAATTTAAAAGAACCATTACGAATAGATATCGTGTCAGACGTGGTCTGCCCTTGGTGCGCTATCGGCTATAGTCAACTAGCCGAGGCATTAAAACAAACCAACACTCCACACGAGATTCACTGGCATCCATTTGAGTTAAATCCTAATACACCGCACGAAGGACGAAACTATCGTGAGCATATCATGGAGAAGTACGGTACGACTGCTGAGGACATTCAAGAGAACCGAGCTAGAATGACAGAAGTAGGTGCTGAAGCTAGATTTAATTTTCAGTTTACCGATGACTTTCGTACTTACAATACTTTTAATGCGCATCAGTTGCTGCATTGGGCTGATCAACAAGGGCGTATGCACGAGCTAAAGCAAGCATTGTTCGTCGCACACTTCGTCGATAATCAAAATATATCAGATTATAGTGTGCTTGCCGATGTTGCGGCCGATGTTGGACTGGATCGTAGCGAAGCATTAGCGGTCTTAGAAGAGCAGCGATTTGCTGCAGCGGTAGAAAAAGAAAAGCAGCATTGGCAGCAACAAGGCATTCAAAGTGTGCCATCTATGGTTTTCAATGAGCGTCATTTAATTAGCGGCGCACAAGGTATTGAAAATTATAAAAGCATTTTGCAGCAGTTAGCTGACATGCCAGACTAA
- a CDS encoding helix-turn-helix domain-containing protein has product MSRTALYNRQDALERALQLFWQKGFHATSLKDIEEALDMRPGSIYAAFGSKDGLFQEALDYYARLGLSELERVMGAYQSPLLGLAAFVRQLGGIRDKGLPSQACMLVKSLLELGAREQTALQKVEMLLAGMELRFINYFNEAQRLGELDSKLDPTRLGRRLQAEIMGLRAFAQRDVESAAVQALAEDMALSIEALRIDEPVGE; this is encoded by the coding sequence ATGTCACGTACCGCACTTTATAACCGTCAGGATGCCTTAGAACGCGCGTTACAGCTTTTTTGGCAAAAAGGCTTTCATGCTACTTCGTTAAAAGACATAGAAGAGGCGCTCGATATGCGTCCAGGAAGCATTTACGCTGCGTTTGGCAGTAAAGATGGATTATTTCAAGAAGCGTTAGACTACTATGCTCGCCTAGGTTTGAGTGAGCTTGAGCGGGTAATGGGCGCTTATCAATCGCCGCTGTTGGGGTTAGCCGCTTTCGTGCGTCAGCTGGGCGGTATTCGTGATAAAGGGCTGCCGAGTCAGGCTTGCATGTTGGTCAAAAGCTTACTGGAGCTTGGTGCTCGTGAGCAGACAGCGCTACAAAAAGTTGAAATGCTGCTGGCAGGTATGGAGCTGCGTTTTATAAATTACTTTAACGAAGCACAGCGGCTGGGTGAATTGGATAGTAAGTTGGATCCGACTAGGCTTGGACGACGACTACAGGCGGAAATCATGGGGCTGCGTGCTTTTGCGCAGCGTGATGTCGAGAGTGCAGCGGTGCAAGCGTTGGCTGAAGATATGGCGCTCTCTATAGAAGCGCTGCGTATTGATGAGCCTGTTGGCGAGTAG